In a genomic window of Glaciimonas sp. PCH181:
- a CDS encoding efflux transporter outer membrane subunit has translation MTSSTIAVKHITPMNILSIKSGRAFSLVSKQRLAVCAAVVLLSACANMRGIQTSAHTNAPTDYATASSLPNQGGLWPDASWVTSIGGAPLQELTDEALAGNPDLQVAAARVAAARAMVEAAGAASKPQVGASFSTTRTRFTENSIYPPPFGGAYVTDNELALNFSYDLDFWGKHGAELRSALSQSKAAEAEHSASRLMLTTAVARAWVQLAREYAQLDLTTQQLALRDQLERLTQQRFAAGLDTQSDNQQSRLLVANLRSEHAQWDEAIALTRNQIAALLGQGPDRGLRIAKPTLPAEAAVTLPDQLPLGLLGRRADIVAARWQVEAAQSDIKVAKTEFYPNVNISAMIGLSSLGWTNFLRKSSMVNGIGPAIHLPIFEGGALRAQLKGRVAAYDGAVATYNKALTDALHEVSDQVQSLRAAEVEKNNQQLAITAAERGMTLAQQRQQVGTANMLQVVATQITYLSQRKLELDTRARRADLRIGLIKALGGGFDANAEGLTPTANNTPATQNSTTPSSNRPPLANAAS, from the coding sequence ATGACATCATCAACAATTGCCGTTAAACACATTACTCCAATGAACATTCTCTCAATCAAGTCCGGCCGCGCCTTCTCACTGGTGAGTAAGCAGCGCCTTGCGGTCTGTGCAGCTGTAGTCTTGCTATCGGCATGCGCCAATATGCGCGGTATTCAAACTAGCGCACATACGAATGCGCCCACCGACTACGCCACAGCAAGCTCTCTTCCAAATCAAGGTGGTTTGTGGCCTGATGCCTCTTGGGTGACAAGTATCGGTGGCGCACCGCTGCAAGAATTGACGGATGAGGCATTGGCTGGCAATCCAGATCTGCAGGTTGCAGCAGCCCGTGTTGCGGCAGCACGTGCGATGGTCGAGGCAGCGGGTGCAGCATCCAAGCCACAAGTTGGTGCCAGCTTTTCAACTACTCGCACACGCTTTACCGAAAACAGCATTTACCCGCCTCCTTTTGGTGGCGCGTATGTAACGGATAACGAGTTGGCGCTGAACTTCTCTTACGATCTCGATTTTTGGGGTAAGCATGGTGCCGAGCTACGCTCCGCGCTATCTCAGAGTAAAGCAGCGGAGGCCGAACATTCAGCCTCGCGTCTGATGCTGACCACTGCGGTCGCCAGAGCATGGGTACAGTTGGCGCGTGAGTATGCGCAATTGGATTTAACCACCCAACAATTAGCTTTGCGCGATCAATTAGAGCGCTTGACCCAACAGCGCTTTGCGGCTGGCCTCGATACCCAGAGCGATAATCAGCAAAGTCGCTTGCTAGTCGCCAATCTGCGCTCTGAGCATGCCCAGTGGGATGAGGCCATCGCCTTGACCCGCAATCAAATCGCGGCATTACTCGGACAAGGTCCAGATCGTGGTTTGCGCATTGCCAAACCAACGCTACCCGCAGAAGCAGCCGTCACCCTGCCCGATCAATTGCCGCTGGGCTTGTTGGGACGCCGTGCCGATATCGTAGCTGCGCGCTGGCAGGTCGAAGCCGCGCAGAGCGACATTAAGGTCGCCAAAACAGAGTTTTATCCCAACGTGAATATTTCCGCGATGATTGGTCTTTCCAGTCTGGGCTGGACCAACTTCCTCCGCAAAAGCAGCATGGTGAATGGGATTGGCCCGGCGATTCATTTGCCAATCTTTGAAGGTGGCGCATTGCGTGCCCAGCTCAAAGGCCGCGTTGCTGCCTACGATGGCGCTGTCGCCACCTATAACAAAGCGCTTACAGACGCCTTGCATGAAGTCTCGGATCAGGTGCAATCGTTACGCGCCGCTGAAGTTGAAAAAAACAATCAGCAACTCGCAATCACCGCCGCCGAACGCGGTATGACATTGGCGCAACAACGCCAACAAGTCGGCACAGCTAATATGTTGCAAGTCGTCGCTACGCAAATTACGTATCTATCACAGCGCAAGCTAGAACTGGATACACGTGCGCGGCGTGCCGATCTGCGAATTGGTCTTATCAAAGCATTGGGGGGCGGCTTTGATGCAAATGCCGAAGGCTTAACGCCAACCGCAAACAACACCCCCGCCACACAAAATAGCACTACCCCTTCATCGAACCGTCCACCTCTTGCGAATGCAGCGTCATGA